A section of the Telopea speciosissima isolate NSW1024214 ecotype Mountain lineage chromosome 3, Tspe_v1, whole genome shotgun sequence genome encodes:
- the LOC122653810 gene encoding protein JINGUBANG-like, which translates to MGIVPCPLTCHTDNESESNSNQQQQQQLLHSESSTSLSSQPSLPSIPSLNPQGSQRHHHHHYTTPPTTYHCISTLKAHSSYVFSLALAGKFLYSGSSDREIRSWPRHPLSNPNSSPSSSNNIVAVGKGAVKSLVISGDKLFSAHQDHKIRVWRINNNNQHLNNSSYHQSMYKLIATLPTLSDRVLRLLLPNNHVQVRRHKKCTWVHHVDTISALALSHDGSLLYSVSWDRTFKLWRTSDFKCLESVSNAHDDAINALALSNDGYLYTGSADTKIKVWGKLSDHKKHSLVATLEKHKSAVNALALTTDGSVLYSGACDRSIVVWEKDSSAAATGGDGGGHMVVVGALRGHTKAILCLSVVSDLVCSGSADKTVRIWRRSVEKSYYCLAVLEGHGGPVKCLTAAIDRYDSLTTSSAYTTSYLVYSGSLDCDIKVWQILVPSP; encoded by the coding sequence atggggataGTGCCATGTCCCTTGACATGTCACACAGACAACGAATCTGAATCAAACTCAAaccagcaacagcagcagcagctcctCCACTCAGAGTCATCAACCTCTCTCTCATCCCAACCAAGTCTACCCTCCATTCCTTCCCTCAACCCACAAGGCTCACaacgccaccaccaccaccactatacTACTCCTCCCACTACCTACCACTGCATCTCAACTCTCAAAGCCCACTCCTCCTACGTCTTCTCCCTCGCCCTCGCCGGCAAATTCCTCTACAGCGGTTCCTCTGACCGTGAGATCCGATCCTGGCCTCGCCACCCTCTTTCCAACCCCAattcctccccctcctcctccaacAACATCGTCGCCGTTGGCAAGGGCGCCGTCAAGTCTCTCGTCATTTCCGGCGACAAATTATTCAGCGCTCACCAGGATCACAAGATCCGCGTCTGGCGTATCAATAACAACAATCAACACCTTAATAATTCCTCATATCACCAGAGCATGTACAAGCTCATAGCCACGCTTCCCACGCTCAGCGACCGTGTCCTGCGTCTCCTCCTTCCCAACAACCACGTTCAGGTGCGGCGCCACAAGAAATGCACATGGGTTCATCACGTCGATACCATCTCTGCTCTTGCCCTTTCTCATGACGGTTCCCTTCTCTACTCTGTTTCTTGGGATCGAACCTTCAAACTCTGGCGAACCTCCGATTTCAAATGCCTCGAATCGGTCAGTAACGCACACGATGATGCCATCAATGCCTTGGCCTTATCCAACGATGGCTACCTCTACACAGGCTCAGCTGATACCAAAATTAAGGTTTGGGGAAAGCTCTCTGATCACAAAAAACATTCCCTAGTAGCAACTCTTGAAAAACACAAATCCGCCGTTAATGCTTTGGCTCTTACTACTGATGGGTCTGTGCTATACTCCGGCGCCTGTGATCGATCCATCGTTGTTTGGGAAAAGGACAGTAGTGCCGCCGCCACCGGAGGCGACGGAGGAGGGCATATGGTGGTGGTTGGGGCGCTGAGGGGACACACTAAGGCCATTTTGTGCCTTTCTGTTGTGTCTGATTTGGTATGTAGTGGATCGGCAGATAAGACTGTGAGGATTTGGAGGAGAAGTGTGGAGAAGAGTTACTATTGTTTGGCAGTCTTGGAAGGACATGGAGGACCTGTTAAGTGTCTTACTGCCGCCATTGATCGTTATGATTCCTTAACCACAAGCTCTGCTTATACAACTTCTTATTTGGTTTACAGTGGAAGTTTGGACTGTGATATCAAAGTCTGGCAGATTTTGGTTCCTTCTCCATAA